The Triticum aestivum cultivar Chinese Spring chromosome 3A, IWGSC CS RefSeq v2.1, whole genome shotgun sequence genome includes a region encoding these proteins:
- the LOC123059373 gene encoding amino-acid permease BAT1 homolog encodes MAVSRSGAAGVAGGGDTTDDADRARLHKLGYKQELKRGLSLMSNFAFSFSIISVMAGVTTTYNSGLRYGGPASMTLGWLVVAAFNGCVALSMAEICSAYPTSGGLYYWSAKLAGREWAPLASWVTGWFNIVGQWAATTSTDFSLAQLVQVIVLLGTGGANGGGYTASKYVVLAIHGFFLVLHGLINSLPIRWLSWCGKLGAFWNTAGAFTLVILIPAVAKERASAKFIFTHFNDDNGMGIHGKAYILALGLLTSQYSLLGYDASAHMIEETKNADWSGPMGIISSVALSTTFGWIFLVALTSIVTDIPYLLSPDNDAGGYAVAQALYDAFDRRYGSGVGGLVCVGVVAVGIFFAGAMCIASNSRMGYAFSRDRAMPLSRVWLRVSKNEVPLNVVWLSVVVAFVMALTSLGSQVAFQAMVSIATLGQYIAYALPIFFRVTTARRSFVPGPFHLGRYGVAVGWAAVLWVAFLTVLFSLPVAYPVAKDNFNYTPVAVGGVLLLSVGAWVVSARFWFEGPITNVDL; translated from the exons ATGGCCGTGTCACGCTCCGGTGCGGCGggggtggccggcggcggcgacacgACCGACGACGCGGACCGAGCGCGGCTGCACAAGCTCGGCTACAAGCAGGAGCTCAAGCGCGGCCTCTC CCTCATGTCCAACTTCGCCTTCTCCTTCTCCATCATCTCCGTCATGGCGGGCGTCACCACCACCTACAACAGCGGGCTGAGGTACGGCGGGCCGGCGTCCATGACGCTCGGGTGGCTGGTGGTGGCGGCCTTCAACGGCTGCGTCGCGCTGTCCATGGCGGAGATCTGCTCCGCGTACCCGACCTCCGGCGGGCTCTACTACTGGAGCGCCAAGCTCGCCGGCAGGGAGTGGGCGCCCCTCGCCTCCTGGGTCACCGGCTGGTTCAACATCGTCGGACAG TGGGCTGCTACGACGAGCACGGACTTCTCCCTGGCGCAGCTGGTCCAGGTGATCGTCTTGCTGGGCACCGGCGGGGCCAACGGCGGCGGGTACACGGCCTCCAAGTACGTCGTGCTGGCCATCCACGGCTTCTTCCTCGTCCTGCACGGCCTCATCAACAGCCTCCCCATCCGGTGGCTGTCCTGGTGCGGCAAGCTCGGCGCGTTCTGGAACACGGCGGGCGCGTTCACGCTGGTGATCCTCATCCCGGCGGTGGCCAAGGAGAGGGccagcgccaagttcatcttcacGCACTTCAACGACGACAACGGCATGGGCATCCATGGCAAGGCCTACATTCTCGCCCTCGGCCTCCTCACCAGCCAGTACTCTCTGCTCGGCTACGACGCGTCCGCTCACATG ATTGAAGAGACGAAGAACGCGGACTGGAGCGGGCCGATGGGGATCATCAGCTCGGTGGCCCTCTCGACCACGTTCGGGTGGATCTTCCTGGTGGCGCTGACGTCGATCGTGACGGACATACCGTACCTGCTCAGCCCGGACAACGACGCCGGCGGCTACGCCGTCGCCCAGGCCCTATACGACGCCTTCGACAGGAGGTACGGCAGCGGCGTGGGAGGGCTGGTCTGCGTCGGGGTCGTCGCCGTCGGCATCTTCTTCGCCGGCGCCATGTGCATCGCCAGCAACTCGAGGATGGGGTACGCCTTCTCGAGGGACAGGGCGATGCCGCTCTCGCGGGTGTGGCTCCGTGTGAGCAAGAACGAGGTGCCCCTCAACGTCGTCTGGCTCTCCGTCGTCGTCGCCTTCGTCATGGCCCTCACG TCGCTGGGGAGTCAGGTGGCGTTCCAGGCGATGGTGTCGATCGCGACGCTGGGGCAGTACATCGCCTACGCGCTGCCCATCTTCTTCCGGGTGACGACGGCGAGGAGGTCGTTCGTGCCGGGGCCGTTCCACCTCGGGAGATACGGGGTCGCCGTCGGCTGGGCCGCCGTCCTCTGGGTGGCCTTCCTCACCGTGCTCTTCTCGCTGCCGGTGGCGTACCCGGTGGCCAAGGACAACTTCAACTACACGCCGGTGGCCGTCGGCGGCGTGTTGCTGCTCAGCGTCGGCGCGTGGGTGGTCAGCGCGAGGTTCTGGTTCGAGGGGCCCATCACTAATGTCGACTTGTAG
- the LOC123059374 gene encoding amino-acid permease BAT1 homolog, with protein sequence MAAQRSGAAGVAAGDDADRARLRQLGYKQELKRGLGVVSNFAFSFSIICVMAGVTTTYNAGLRYGGPASMTLGWLVVAFFNGCVALSMAEICSAYPTSGGLYYWSAKLAGDKWAPLASWITGWFNLVGQWALTTSTDFSLAQLVQVIILLGTGGANGGGYMASKYVVLAIHGSLLILHGLINSLPIRWLSWFGHLGAFWNTAGAFVLVIMIPVVAKERASVEFIFTHFNTDNDMGIHDKAYILAVGLLTSQYSLLGYDASAHMIEETKNADWSGPIGIITSVALSTVFGWIFLVALTSIMTNIPYLLDPRNDAAGYAAAQALYTAFHQRYGSGVGGLVCIGIVAFGIFLAGVACVTSNSRMGYAFSRDKAMPFSHVWHRVSRNEVPLNVVWLCVVVAFIMALTSLGSQVAFQAMVSIATLGQYISYVLPIFFRVTTARRSFSPGPFHLGRYSIVIGWAAVLWVALLTVLFSLPVAYPIAKDNFNYTPVAVGGVLLLSAGSWVFHARFWFKGPIVNVDM encoded by the exons ATGGCCGCGCAGCGCTCCGGCGCGGCGGGCGTGGCCGCCGGCGACGACGCGGACCGAGCCCGGCTGCGCCAGCTCGGCTACAAGCAGGAGCTCAAGCGCGGGCTCGGCGTGGTCTCCAACTTCGCCTTCTCCTTTTCCATCATCTGCGTGATGGCCGGCGTCACCACCACGTACAACGCTGGGCTGAGGTACGGCGGACCGGCGTCCATGACCCTCGGCTGGCTGGTCGTGGCCTTCTTCAACGGCTGCGTCGCGCTGTCCATGGCCGAGATCTGCTCGGCGTACCCGACCTCCGGCGGGCTCTACTACTGGAGCGCCAAGCTCGCCGGCGACAAGTGGGCGCCTCTTGCTTCCTGGATCACCGGCTG GTTCAACCTTGTGGGCCAG TGGGCTCTCACCACGAGCACGGACTTCTCATTGGCGCAGCTCGTCCAAGTGATCATCTTGCTTGGCACCGGTGGAGCCAACGGCGGTGGCTACATGGCCTCCAAGTACGTTGTTTTGGCCATCCACGGCTCCCTCCTCATCCTGCACGGGCTCATCAATAGCCTCCCCATCCGGTGGTTGTCCTGGTTCGGCCACCTCGGTGCATTTTGGAACACTGCAG GTGCCTTTGTCCTGGTGATCATGATTCCGGTTGTTGCCAAGGAAAGAGCGAGTGTTGAGTTCATCTTTACACATTTCAACACGGACAATGACATGGGGATCCATGACAAGGCCTACATTCTAGCTGTGGGGCTTCTAACGAGCCAATACTCATTGCTTGGTTATGATGCATCGGCTCACATG ATTGAGGAAACGAAGAACGCAGATTGGAGTGGACCGATCGGGATCATCACGTCTGTTGCTCTCTCGACCGTGTTTGGTTGGATCTTCCTTGTGGCTCTAACATCCATCATGACGAACATACCATACCTACTAGACCCCCGCAATGATGCTGCCGGGTATGCCGCTGCGCAAGCGCTTTACACTGCCTTCCACCAAAGGTATGGCAGTGGGGTCGGAGGGCTCGTCTGCATAGGCATCGTCGCATTCGGCATCTTCCTCGCGGGTGTTGCATGTGTCACCAGTAATTCAAG GATGGGCTATGCCTTCTCGAGGGACAAGGCGATGCCGTTCTCGCACGTGTGGCACCGGGTGAGCAGGAACGAGGTGCCTCTCAATGTTGTGTGGCTCTGTGTGGTTGTCGCCTTCATAATGGCTCTCAC GTCTCTCGGAAGCCAGGTGGCATTCCAAGCAATGGTGTCGATTGCGACACTAGGGCAGTACATCTCCTACGTGCTACCCATCTTCTTCCGTGTGACGACGGCCCGGAGGTCATTCAGCCCAGGGCCATTCCACCTAGGGAGGTACAGTATTGTCATCGGCTGGGCAGCAGTCCTCTGGGTGGCCTTGCTCACCGTGCTCTTCTCATTGCCTGTGGCGTACCCAATCGCCAAGGACAACTTCAACTACACGCCGGTGGCCGTCGGTGGTGTGCTGCTGCTCAGTGCCGGCTCATGGGTGTTCCATGCCCGGTTCTGGTTCAAAGGACCCATCGTAAATGTTGACATGTAG